In the genome of Myxococcus stipitatus, one region contains:
- a CDS encoding cyclic nucleotide-binding domain-containing protein, which translates to MSRITSTEVVVPQSLSAEARRRLTDALYAVHQEIFDGVERECFARYVVDSTAEHTWIQLHRNEAGLLVGYFALHVFEKKLNGVTTAVFRAEAGSLRAYRGSNLSPRLALSLVLKYLLRHPGRPAYYLGALVHPSSYALLTKYCGEVWPRRECPLPAELRDFIDELGSTFGLARVAPDTPLLRQVGWRTRDSEAERDYWRQCDKPSARFFLEANPGYTQGHGLLTLVPITLANILSILRVMCGRFLQSPVDSAMALAYLLPGGARLLRATVARQLKSSPLFAHFAPSVLKALAARAQVRALPPGHYVFRQSDVSDELYLLARGAAYVLAGAGPKEEVVNQLGSGTVFGEISAFAGGRHCTSVRTASASTVVRIPGAALRPLLESDAGLRKNVWGTLTERHFDDLIRAQRRYAHLGRKERRAWLSRGVERELAAGQELLLEPGCHLFMVSGAVELSHVTPRLVARGALFLEVERHLPLVAREDTRVVVLP; encoded by the coding sequence ATGTCCCGTATCACGAGTACCGAAGTCGTCGTCCCCCAGTCTCTTTCCGCCGAGGCCCGGCGGCGACTGACGGATGCGCTCTACGCCGTGCATCAAGAAATCTTCGACGGCGTGGAGCGCGAGTGTTTCGCACGCTACGTGGTGGACTCCACCGCCGAGCACACCTGGATTCAGCTCCACCGCAACGAAGCCGGCTTGCTGGTGGGCTACTTCGCCCTGCATGTCTTTGAGAAAAAGCTCAACGGCGTCACCACCGCCGTGTTTCGCGCGGAGGCCGGCTCGCTGCGTGCGTATCGCGGAAGCAACCTCAGTCCTCGGCTGGCGTTGTCGTTGGTCCTGAAATACCTCCTGCGACACCCCGGCCGTCCCGCGTATTACCTGGGCGCGCTGGTGCACCCGTCCAGCTACGCCTTGCTCACGAAGTATTGCGGCGAGGTGTGGCCCCGGCGCGAGTGTCCCCTCCCCGCCGAGCTGCGCGACTTCATCGACGAGCTGGGCTCCACGTTCGGCCTGGCCCGCGTGGCGCCGGACACGCCGCTCTTGCGGCAGGTGGGCTGGCGCACCCGGGACTCCGAGGCGGAGCGCGACTACTGGCGCCAGTGCGACAAGCCCTCCGCGCGGTTCTTCCTGGAGGCCAACCCGGGCTACACCCAGGGCCACGGACTGCTGACGCTGGTCCCCATCACGCTGGCCAACATCCTGAGCATCCTGCGCGTCATGTGTGGCCGCTTCCTCCAGAGTCCGGTGGACTCGGCCATGGCGCTCGCCTACCTCCTGCCGGGCGGCGCGCGGCTCCTGCGCGCGACGGTGGCCCGGCAGCTCAAGTCCTCGCCGCTGTTCGCCCACTTCGCGCCCTCCGTGCTGAAGGCGCTCGCGGCGCGCGCCCAGGTGCGGGCCCTGCCCCCGGGCCACTACGTCTTCCGGCAGAGCGACGTGAGCGATGAGCTGTACCTGCTCGCGCGCGGCGCCGCCTACGTGCTCGCGGGGGCGGGGCCCAAGGAGGAGGTGGTGAACCAACTCGGCAGCGGCACGGTGTTCGGAGAAATCTCCGCCTTCGCGGGCGGGCGGCACTGCACGTCGGTGCGCACCGCGTCCGCGTCCACGGTGGTGCGGATTCCCGGCGCCGCGCTGCGCCCGCTCCTCGAGTCGGATGCGGGCCTGCGGAAGAACGTGTGGGGCACCCTCACGGAGCGGCACTTCGACGACTTGATTCGCGCCCAGCGCCGCTACGCGCACCTGGGCCGCAAGGAGCGGCGGGCCTGGCTGTCGCGCGGCGTGGAGCGCGAGCTCGCCGCGGGCCAGGAGCTGCTGCTGGAGCCGGGTTGCCATCTGTTCATGGTTTCCGGTGCCGTGGAGCTGTCCCACGTCACGCCTCGGCTCGTGGCGCGAGGCGCCCTGTTCCTCGAGGTGGAGCGGCACCTGCCGCTGGTGGCTCGCGAGGACACGCGCGTCGTCGTGCTGCCCTGA